In Babesia microti strain RI chromosome IV, complete genome, the sequence TGTGAATAGTGACAATGGATGTGCCCATATTCTTAAGTGATCAATACCGAACGTCGATACTCAATAATCGGGACAAATTCTATATTAGACTCCCTCCTGCAACTATATTTTCATTCCCACTAACTAGCGTATCCTTTATCCTATTTAGACATTTTATAGGATACAATGTCTGAGATTCATGGAATCTCGTTTTACCCCTGGAAGCGTTCCATATCGAATTTTGAATGAGATCAAGAAGGATGACATCGACCCGGCACAATTAAGCCTATCAAGCACAATTTTAATCGCAACGAAGCTACTAAAACAGGTATGGTTGGATCAATCTAGCGTTACAATGATTATGGATTTGGTGGCTTATACCAGGGATTCTTCGCAAAGGCCATGCATACCATAGTTAGGTATTTTGATTGATATTTAGGGACCTTTTAGTGTTCATATTGTCAAAACTGCCTTCTATTAGCATGCCTGTGGTAACCGATTTTACAAGTCCCGCAGCTACAGacaatgatataattaagaGTGGACTACGATGGATTAGACGTAAcaaaaaacatttaaatGAGTTATTTCTCACACTATTTTCGGAGGTTGCAACATATCCATTGCTTTTATGCAGTACCAGACTGATAATTTACGATGGAAACCAGCCGCTATGTAACCCtgttataatttagcaatGTGGCAAATGTTGCAAATGACATACGATTATGAAGGATTTTGGGCTCTATATAAGGGTATAATTCCACATCTATTCTGTACAATAACTACATATCTCAGGAATCCACAATATCATTCATCGGTCATGGCACACAATACAAATATCACCATGGATATATTCAACATGTTAATGAGCATTTCCAATTCGCACATAATGCAACTATCCACGACACAGCGTTGCTTCTCTCCGATTAAAGTAACAAAACAATTCACTAAGGGATTATGTACTCACACGGATACCCTGGATCTCATTAGGAGCATTGGGTGGAAGGTACGTTAACGCTAACCCAGGGGGTGGCCTTACAGCTATGCTTGGGATCATTTCTAATAGGCACTAAGGAATATACTACTAGCTTGCTgttgtaattttgaatcTAAGTACATCTAGCTGACTTGATAGTTCTAGGATGGGAAAAACTCTGTGTTCCACGTCGAGTTATGCATGCACATGCGAATATATGAGTGAAATAATGAGTATGGAAATGGATACACAATATAActgcaaaatttatataccCAATCAAACAAACGAATACACCCACAACTATTATACAACTTCCTTATCGGTACCAAATCGGACATTAGAGCGGTCTCAACTATCCAATGGTTTAATAGAAAACATAGAACAGGAGATGATAGAATATAGAAATAACAAATTCGAAGATAGATATGTCGCCTTCGAATCAAATCTATCGGAAATGCAACATGATCGCATTATTCGTGACGATCACTCAACAACCCCCTACCGTAGGGCTGAGTGCCCAATCCATGTTTATGACAGAGATGGAGTTCCTAGCCGTAGGGGAAATGACCTAAACTCTACCAAAGACAGAAAGGGCGATGAAATGATTAACTACAAAACATTTGGTAACAGCTGTTCCAATATGGGAAGGGAAGTGGAGGATAAACTGAACCGCCTTATTGCCGAGCGCGTAGTAGATGGTAATGACAATTGGCCACTAGTGCAAATCCCTTTGGAGATAAAATATGAGGTGTTTCGTAGACGCAGAAAAGGAGATGCCACAAACGAGTGGAGTAACGCATATGATACAACGCAGGATCCATTACAATGTAATATGCCAGATCCTGAATGTGACAATGAACCCATATGTTGTTAAATATCCCAAAACACacaattgtacaatattcaaaaataaaaatgtacaaACACGAAAACAAaaaacataaataatagttaattAATAACCCACGTCCACTACCCTATTAATAGTGTGGAATCTCTGATATAGATTAGTGCCAGTACCACACACTTATTGTGATGATGCTGTTATGGCAATGTATGTGGAATAGAATCCACACTAATGTTAGTAAATATAGTATTTTGTATCTTTACatcatattttttttattcaaATCCACACACATTCGCTCTGCAAGTGTCACAGATCCACTTAACACTTCTACTTCAGCGACTAGCCTGTTTAATGTAGACAATAAAACCCCTTCCTTCTCTGATCGCataatttccaattcaTTACAGTCACTTTTCCCGCCGCAGAGCCccaatgataatattagttCATCACCGTACTCATCTAACGAAAATTACAGCACCAAATATAGTTCTGATGCAGCACAAATCCCTACTAAAAACACTAATATTGGCGAAAACAacgataaaaatataatagacgaccaaaataatacaggtaatgataatattcaAGCTGAAAGTGAAGAGGTTATAAGGCCTAGGAGTGTTCTGCCTTCTGCTGACCTGTCGCCATTAACTGAATTTAGACGCTTTGCCAGAAGAACTGTGGATGGAAGATTATGTGCCGCTGCTTTCATTCAAGACGATCAAACTTACACAGATTGTACCAATGCAACAGCTCCTGATGGTTCTAATGGTAAGTACTTATATTTtggattatatatatcaaaatcacaaaattttgatatattatctaacTCCAATGAGATAGGAATCGAATGGTGCTACGTGGAAGTACAACTCATCAACAAGGGTTCTTCACTAAAGGATTGGGGTGAATGTGAGCCTCCAACGGATTACGACAGGATTAGGGCGCTTAATACGAGAAAAATTCtagaaaaatttgaattggCGAAACAAATGACTTCGGAACTCGAGCTACACACCAACAGGCTACAAAAACACATCGCAAAGTAACCGCAGAACTTATAAAGATTTAAAAATTGGGATTTATCCTACCAAAACCTGTCCAAGACTATGCAAAAACTTAGTGACATATCGTCAAAATCGAACAAACAGCTAAATCTGGTTAAGGAGACTGGAAATAAAATAACACTTGGATTGAAAGAGatccaaaaaattgattgCCAAATAGAACACGCCATAGCTAGAAGTTCATCTGACAAATTTAACTGCAAAGTTGCAGCTCATAGAAGTGATGGTCAAAATAATGACATATATAGCGACCATGGCATCATGGGTACATATTATCAGGGCCAAGGATTCAACACAAATCCATTATCCATCAGATTGGACAGGAACATAAATTTTCACTTTTTTGGACCACCTCTAGAAGGACTTTCCCCCTTTGTCTATTCAATCAGTAAATTACAACCAATTTAGAATGGTCTGGTTATATCACTGCACCGCATACCGGCTATTTCACTTTAAAATTAAGTAAAccaaataattatgcaGCATCCAGTGGGCATGCCAAGCTTATTGTTGAGGATAAGCTTCTAATAGAGTTAGTGCCTGGTATTTTAACGGGAGAGATTAAGAAATCACTGCTCTCAGAAGAGTGCGGAATTGATCTAATTGGgggaaatatttattcaattgaaGTTGATTTCGTTAGAGACCACCGCTATCATCTTTCACACTCCAACGATTCCACAATTACGTAATTACGCGTTTAATATAGCTTGCACTGGAAATCAAGAAATATACCTTATCAGCCAATCCCTCACAAAGCTTTTGTCACCAAGCCTCTATCTAACATTTTACATTTGTCAATGTACtcttttcaaataatttagatcgGATGGCAACAACTtcaaaataacaattgcTGAAAACGGCGTTAGCGCCTGTTTCAAAAGAAGTAATGAGTGCAATTACCGCGTGGTCGATATACCTCAGTCTCTTATTGGTCACAAATTAATCCGTGTTAATCATTTACACAAACTTTCATTTGCTTTAAAAGTCAATATACCCACATTGCTATATGTAGCACACAAGGGACCATTCCCAATAACCTCTAGTTTGGATGATAGAATTAATACTATGGGTTCCACTAATGGCATTCGTTATTACAATGATAAGGATCTACctatgaaaatgaatttaactGCTATGTTATTATTACCAGGCAAGGATCATCAGTTGCACTTAACAAATACACTAACTAACAAGGACAATATCCCAAGTGTTATGATTTGCAGACCTTTATATGGATCTGAATTCCATCCACACAACAACGATACTATTTGTGGTACGTTTGCACAagatttaattaatttacacatacTATGCAATACCAACCAAATTACATAAATTCTAATTCAGGTCCCGATGAGATCCTAACATTACCCGGAGGTAGATTCTTCAACAATTGCAAATCTTCATCATATGAGAATGATTTTGATTGCGAGGCATCGTTATCCAATAAACACACAGACATCCCTTTTGGCATGTGGCATAGCAAACAATCATATGGTAACACAACTAATGATTTAGGCGTGGGGGAATACATTGAGATTTACTTTAAAAAGATCGTTCAAATTCGCAAACTAGTTTTCAAACCTCGAGATGATATGCTGACATGGCCTAGCAAAATCATACTTCACTTCAAACGTATAACACTCGTGATTTAGCGCCCACATTAATTGATCTAACAGACGAGCCAGCGTACTTTAGCGTTTCTCACACAAGTGATGAGGAGTTCCATCATTACGAGTTGCCATATCCTACATTGACCAATTATGTAAACATAACTTTGAAATAGGTTCGTATTGAGATAGGATCTATGTACCTACAGAACATGGAGACAGGGGGATCATTTACCCTAATTGGTGGCTCCTGCCATGAAGTCGATACTATTGATCAGCACGATGgggataattttgttactGTGCAGGTATATTAAACTGTATTTAATGACTGATAAAGCGCGTTTTGTTTAATGCTACAGACAATAACCGACATATTGCTATTATTTGTCGATTTAAGACAGAAATTTCTCAATATGCACAtctaaaatttcaatatgatttaatttagaactGTAATGACAGCGCCGAGTCTATAGCAGGATTTCCATGGACACCGGGTTCTGAAATAATCCTTTCATGTCCCGTCTGCGCTAACACTGACAACATAGAAATCAAACCATCAAGGGATAGGAGTGTAGACTACTCGATGTATTCCCCACCTTGTATCGTAGCACGTTTATTTTGCACAAAAAACGACTTGGAATGTCGTGTACTGATGTTACTGGGCGTTGATGGGTTTTCTATTATGAAACTTCACCAATTGCCTTCCAAGGTCAAGCCAATCAAGATCCTTTTTGGCGCAATAGGCCCTGAGCACAATCAAAAAGAAGCAATGATGCTAATACCCaaagtataataattgtaatttaggGATATTACGCAGATCAAGGCCAATTAAAAACGAAAATTGGAGATTTTTCTTATGGTAATTACGCATTAACTCAGGTTGGCTGGAGAAACCAGAATTTGATATGTGCAATGAAAGTGATACAAATGTGCTAGTCAAGTATGGAATAAAGTTCCCCAAGGCCAGTGAGGGATGGGAGTGCCTGATAAAAGAGGTAAGATTTTAGTAATTTAGAAATGCCGAGGCAATAACTGGTCAATAGATCTGCAAAATGGGCAGTATGAGGTTACAATTTACGCTGGAAGTAGATGTGGAGAGGATGATTTACAGGAAATTTGTCTGCAAATAAACCACATACATTCAATCCACGAGTCGATCCCGGCGAAATCGCTGTATAAGGTAATGGATAATGTAAGTTAGTACACTAGCAACGTAAAAATAACAGACAATTCACTAATACTAAGTTCTTATTGCAGAGATTCTAACATGCACACCACTGTACGATCCATTACTTTAACTCCCCATATCAGCACTAATTAGTCACCAAACCAGAGTCCATGTGGTATGGATTGGAAGATTTATGAACGTAATACGTACCATTCGGAGAGTGATGTTAGGCTAGCTAACAAGACAATTACCATAGATACACTCGGTGACTTCTTGTCCAAAAGGATTGACCGTTACAACAGGGATGGCATGAGACACTCACTTTTCGCGTTAATTCTATGTCataaacataatttttgCCATCTATTAGCTGTTAAGAATGCCAAGGGAGAATTATGTCTGCTGGGTGGGAAGAAGACCTTGTACAATAGCGACAAAGAGTGCCTA encodes:
- a CDS encoding photosensitized INA-labeled protein 1, PhIL1, putative (overlaps_old_locusTagID:BBM_III06290); this encodes MGKTLCSTSSYACTCEYMSEIMSMEMDTQYNCKIYIPNQTNEYTHNYYTTSLSVPNRTLERSQLSNGLIENIEQEMIEYRNNKFEDRYVAFESNLSEMQHDRIIRDDHSTTPYRRAECPIHVYDRDGVPSRRGNDLNSTKDRKGDEMINYKTFGNSCSNMGREVEDKLNRLIAERVVDGNDNWPLVQIPLEIKYEVFRRRRKGDATNEWSNAYDTTQDPLQCNMPDPECDNEPICC
- a CDS encoding cleavage and polyadenylation specificity factor subunit 5 (overlaps_old_locusTagID:BBM_III06290), with the translated sequence MMLLWQCMWNRIHTNVSKYSILYLYIIFFLFKSTHIRSASVTDPLNTSTSATSLFNVDNKTPSFSDRIISNSLQSLFPPQSPNDNISSSPYSSNENYSTKYSSDAAQIPTKNTNIGENNDKNIIDDQNNTGNDNIQAESEEVIRPRSVLPSADLSPLTEFRRFARRTVDGRLCAAAFIQDDQTYTDCTNATAPDGSNGIEWCYVEVQLINKGSSLKDWGECEPPTDYDRIRALNTRKILEKFELAKQMTSELELHTNRLQKHIAKFKNWDLSYQNLSKTMQKLSDISSKSNKQLNLVKETGNKITLGLKEIQKIDCQIEHAIARSSSDKFNCKVAAHRSDGQNNDIYSDHGIMGTYYQGQGFNTNPLSIRLDRNINFHFFGPPLEGLSPFVYSIKWSGYITAPHTGYFTLKLTSSGHAKLIVEDKLLIELVPGILTGEIKKSLLSEECGIDLIGGNIYSIEVDFVRDHRYHLSHSNDSTITLHWKSRNIPYQPIPHKAFVTKPLSNILHLSISDGNNFKITIAENGVSACFKRSNECNYRVVDIPQSLIGHKLIRVNHLHKLSFALKVNIPTLLYVAHKGPFPITSSLDDRINTMGSTNGIRYYNDKDLPMKMNLTAMLLLPGKDHQLHLTNTLTNKDNIPSVMICRPLYGSEFHPHNNDTICGPDEILTLPGGRFFNNCKSSSYENDFDCEASLSNKHTDIPFGMWHSKQSYGVGEYIEIYFKKIVQIRKLVFKPRDDMLTWPSKIILHFKPPTLIDLTDEPAYFSVSHTSDEEFHHYELPYPTLTNYVRIEIGSMYLQNMETGGSFTLIGGSCHEVDTIDQHDGDNFVTVQNCNDSAESIAGFPWTPGSEIILSCPVCANTDNIEIKPSRDRSVDYSMYSPPCIVARLFCTKNDLECRVLMLLGVDGFSIMKLHQLPSKVKPIKILFGAIGPEHNQKEAMMLIPKGYYADQGQLKTKIGDFSYGWLEKPEFDMCNESDTNVLVKYGIKFPKASEGWECLIKEKCRGNNWSIDLQNGQYEVTIYAGSRCGEDDLQEICLQINHIHSIHESIPAKSLYKYTSNVKITDNSLILSSYCRDSNMHTTVRSITLTPHISTN
- a CDS encoding conserved Plasmodium protein, unknown function (overlaps_old_locusTagID:BBM_III06285), with product MDVPIFLSDQYRTSILNNRDKFYIRLPPATIFSFPLTSTFYRIQCLRFMESRFTPGSVPYRILNEIKKDDIDPAQLSLSSTILIATKLLKQRYNDYGFGGLYQGFFAKAMHTIVRDLLVFILSKLPSISMPVVTDFTSPAATDNDIIKSGLRWIRRNKKHLNELFLTLFSEVATYPLLLCSTRLIIYDGNQPLSMWQMLQMTYDYEGFWALYKGIIPHLFCTITTYLRNPQYHSSVMAHNTNITMDIFNMLMSISNSHIMQLSTTQRCFSPIKGLCTHTDTLDLIRSIGWKGVALQLCLGSFLIGTKEYTTSLLL